The stretch of DNA TCCGTGACAGCAAATTTTCCGGGCCCGAACGTGAGCGGCTGGCCACTGCCAGGAAGCTGCTGATGATTGCCGAGAACTCGGCCGCCACCCCGGCGGAGCGCCAGGCCGCCTACAAACGGGCGCGGCGGGAACTGGACGGACTGATCGTCCTGCCCGACGTGACCATCGCCGCGCTGGAGAGGCTCGCTGCGCCCGGGCTGGACACCGGCCGCAGTCAGTCGGACCGGCCCGGCTGACCCGCGCGGACGGACACCGTGGCACGCACGCTGTATATCGACGTCGACGGCGTCATCTGCCCTTTCGGGCCGGACGGAACCACCGGGTGGGGTACTGCGTGGCGGCGGGCCGACGCCGGTCTGCTGCCCGTGGCCTATGCCGCTGAGCTGGTCACCGGGCTCAACAGCATCGCCCGCACCGAGGGCGTCCACTGCGTCTGGCTCACCAGCTGGGAGGAACTTGCCCCCCAGTACCTCTGCCAGGCCATCGGCCTCGACGGCCAAGACTGGCCGTATCTCACCGCCGCCGGAGCGGGGACGGGGGAGGGATGGTGGAAACTCCTGGCCATCATGGACCATCTGGAAGCCACCGCGCCTGACGCCGCCGTGTGGATCGACGACCAGCTCGGCTACGAAGCCGAAGCGCAGTCGTGGGTGCGGCTGCTGGGCCGCCGGATGCTTGCCGTTTCCCCTGATCCCCGGCGCGGAATCTCGCCCGCCGAACTGGCGTCCGTCCAAACTTTCCTGGCCGGATCGCTGTTTTGACCTGCTGCCACGGACGCGTACGATCGATAGGGTTTCGCACCGGTTTGGTTAGCAGCACAGGACATTCCCCACGAACATCCGGTGAATTATGCTGTGCAGGGCAGCCGGGGTACGGAAACTGCTGAACACCAACTCTGCAGATTGGGCAACAGGTGGACATCACCTTCATGGTGGCGCTGGTCATTGCACTGGCTCTATTTTTTGACTTCACGAACGGCTTCCACGACACCGCGAACGCCATGGCAACACCCATCGCCACGGGTGCCATCAAGCCGAAGACCGCGGTGACACTGGCCGCCCTCCTCAACCTGGTGGGTGCGTTCCTCTCCACGGAGGTGGCGAAGACGGTTTCCGGCGGCATCATCCGCGAAGGCACCGACGGCGTCCAGATCACTCCGGAGATCATCTTCGCGGGCCTGATGGGCGCCATCCTCTGGAACATGATCACCTGGCTCAAGGGACTGCCGTCCAGCTCCTCGCACGCCCTGTTCGGCGGCCTGATCGGCGCAGCCATCGCGGGCATCGGCTTCGGCTCCGTCAACCTGGAAACCCTCATGCAGAAGGTCATCCTGCCGGCCATCTTCGCACCCCTCATCGCCGGGCTGGTGGCCTATGTGTGCACCCGCCTCGCCTACGCACTGACCTCGCGGCACGATCCTGAGACCGGCAGCAAGCTGACGCAAAAGCGTGGCGGTTTCCGCACCGGGCAGATCTTCACCTCCAGCCTCGTGGCGCTGGCGCACGGCACCAACGACGCCCAGAAGACCATGGGCATCATCACCCTGGTCCTCATCGCGGCCGGCACCCAGGCTCCCGGCACCGGACCCCAGTTCTGGGTCATCGCCGCCTGCGCGTTCGCCATCGCCATCGGCACATACTCCGGCGGCTGGCGCATCATCCGCACCATGGGATCCGGCCTCACCGAGGTCAAGCCCGCCCAGGGCTTCGCCGCCGAGACCAGCACCGCGTCAGCCATCCTGGCTTCATCGCACCTGGGCTTCGCGCTGTCCACCACGCAGGTGGCCTCCGGCTCCGTCATCGGCTCGGGAATGGGCCGCAAGGGCACCACCGTCCGCTGGAACATGGTGGGCAAGATCGCCGTTGGCTGGCTGTTCACCCTTCCGGCCGCCGGCATCGTCGGCGCGCTGACTGCCCTGCTCGTGAACACCGGCGTGGTGGGAGTCCTCATTGCGGCGATCGCCGGGACCGGTGCCGTCCTGTTCATGTTCTTCTACTCACGCAAGTCGGCCGTGGGCCACCACAACGCCGTGGAGGTCGAGGAAGCCGGGCAGGCCGTCCGCTTCGCCAAGAAGAAGGCCATGGCGCGGGCCCGGGCCGAAGCCAAGGCTAAGGCGAAAGCCGACGCCAGTGCCAAGGCAAACACCAAGACGCCGTCCACGCCGCACGCAGCGGCAGAGACACAGGCCCCGGCCGACGCCGACGCAACCAACTCGAAGGAAACGCAGCGATGAAGTGGTTGGAACTCCTGACAGTTGCCGGCGCCACCCTCGTTGCCGCTTCCACGGTGGTGACGCTGTACGCCCTGGGTGTGCGGCTGACGGCCATCGCTGCCGACGCCTCCCAGCCCTCTCCCGGGCTGAAGCGGTCCCTCGCCTACGTCTGCTTTGGCCTCTGCGGTGCCGCGGTCCTTTTCGGGCTCTACCTGATCATTCCGTACTTCTCCAAGTAGCCGCTCAGCCCCCCTCGTGGGGCGCTGGGCATGCCCATCGGCGTTAGCTAGGCTTGGCCCATGCCACGCATACAGTATTTTGTAGCGGCCTCCCTGGACGGTTTCATCGCCACCACAGGGGATGATCTCGGCTGGCT from Pseudarthrobacter chlorophenolicus A6 encodes:
- a CDS encoding HAD domain-containing protein; translated protein: MARTLYIDVDGVICPFGPDGTTGWGTAWRRADAGLLPVAYAAELVTGLNSIARTEGVHCVWLTSWEELAPQYLCQAIGLDGQDWPYLTAAGAGTGEGWWKLLAIMDHLEATAPDAAVWIDDQLGYEAEAQSWVRLLGRRMLAVSPDPRRGISPAELASVQTFLAGSLF
- a CDS encoding inorganic phosphate transporter; its protein translation is MDITFMVALVIALALFFDFTNGFHDTANAMATPIATGAIKPKTAVTLAALLNLVGAFLSTEVAKTVSGGIIREGTDGVQITPEIIFAGLMGAILWNMITWLKGLPSSSSHALFGGLIGAAIAGIGFGSVNLETLMQKVILPAIFAPLIAGLVAYVCTRLAYALTSRHDPETGSKLTQKRGGFRTGQIFTSSLVALAHGTNDAQKTMGIITLVLIAAGTQAPGTGPQFWVIAACAFAIAIGTYSGGWRIIRTMGSGLTEVKPAQGFAAETSTASAILASSHLGFALSTTQVASGSVIGSGMGRKGTTVRWNMVGKIAVGWLFTLPAAGIVGALTALLVNTGVVGVLIAAIAGTGAVLFMFFYSRKSAVGHHNAVEVEEAGQAVRFAKKKAMARARAEAKAKAKADASAKANTKTPSTPHAAAETQAPADADATNSKETQR